One window from the genome of Dioscorea cayenensis subsp. rotundata cultivar TDr96_F1 chromosome 3, TDr96_F1_v2_PseudoChromosome.rev07_lg8_w22 25.fasta, whole genome shotgun sequence encodes:
- the LOC120254122 gene encoding serine protease SPPA, chloroplastic has protein sequence MAKLFLFRPCHGGNLLSPFPSTISPFSRPFSVLPSPFSIPRLHMHNKRRFPFRALESSADAKKEDDQVAEKIVDGVPTFAAAATASEEEMKVGLDGNDGDYPMGEFEMQKFDWWKSFLVKLRLLFALPWERVKKGSVLTMNLRGQVSDQLTRRPFSSGLSLPQICENFVKAAYDPRISGIYLHIEQLSCGWGKIEEIRRHIINFKKSGKFIISYTPSCGEKEYYLASACEEIYAPPSAYVSLYGLAVQASFLRGIFDKVGIIPEIQRIGKYKSIGEQLSSKSMSKENCEMLTSLLDNIYGNWLDTIALTQGRKCEEIEDFINSGVYQVDRLKEEGWITNILYDDEIISMLKQRLGKKEKEKLPMVDYRKYSRVRNWTLGLEGAGPQIAIIRASGSISRTRGPLSLPGSGIISEELIEKIRTAGDSERYKAVVLRIDSPGGDALASDLMWREIKLLSARKPVIASMSDVAASGGYYMAMAAGAIVAEKLTVTGSIGVVTGRFSLKGLYESIGFNKEVISRGKYAELNVAEQRPLRPDEAELFAKSAQNAYKQFRDKAASSRSMTIDQMEEVAQGRVWSGKDAASRGLVDAIGGFSRAVAIAKQKANIPQEKQVRLVELPQKSPSLPAILTGIGSSLLGLDKTVKEVIQDIPLSSSSTVQARMDGILFEKLGCGTNNNHPILDLIKDFSKFILIQTASYDVSFAVSFLTMMCVPRMI, from the exons CTCTTCAGGCCATGCCATGGCGGCAACCTCCTCTCTCCCTTCCCTTCGACGATCTCCCCCTTCTCCAGACCCTTCTCTGTCCTCCCTTCCCCATTCTCCATCCCTCGCCTTCACATGCACAACAAGAGGCGGTTCCCCTTTCGTGCCCTTGAGTCGTCCGCTGACGCCAAGAAGGAGGATGATCAGGTtgctgagaagatcgtcgatgGTGTTCCTACATTcgctgctgctgctactgcttCTGAAGAGGAGATGAAGGTCGGATTAGACGGGAATGATGGGGATTACCCCATGGGAGAGTTTGAGATGCAGAAGTTTGATTGGTGGAAGTCCTTTCTTGTGAAGCTTCGTTTGCTCTTTGCGTTGCCGTGGGAGCGTGTCAAGAAGGGTAGCGTTCTGACTATGAATCTACGTGGCCAG GTTTCTGATCAGCTAACAAGAAGACCCTTCAGTTCTGGTTTATCATTACCTCAGATTTGTGAAAACTTCGTAAAAGCAGCTTATGATCCTCGCATTTCTGGTATATATTTGCATATAGAACAGTTGAGCTGTGGATGGGGCAAGATTGAAGAAATAAGAAGgcatattataaattttaagaaGTCAG GCAAGTTTATAATAAGCTATACTCCGTCTTGTGGAGAGAAAGAGTATTATCTTGCAAGTGCTTGTGAAGAGATATATGCCCCGCCTAGTGCTTATGTTTCGTTATACGGCTTGGCTGTTCAAGCCTCATTTCTTAGGG GAATTTTTGATAAAGTTGGAATTATACCTGAAATTCAGCGGATTGGTAAATATAAGAGCATTGGAGAACAATTATCATCTAAAAGCATGTCAAAAGAAAATTGTGAAATGCTGACTTCATTGCTTGATAATATCTATGGAAATTGGTTGGATACAATTGCTTTGACTCAAG GAAGAAAGTGTGAAGAAATTGAGGACTTCATCAATAGTGGAGTTTACCAAGTTGATCGACTGAAAGAAGAAGGTTGGATAACGAACATATTATATGACGATGAG ATTATTTCAATGCTCAAGCAAAGACTgggaaagaaggagaaggaaaaacTTCCAATGGTTGATTACAG AAAGTATTCTAGAGTAAGAAACTGGACCCTTGGTTTGGAAGGTGCTGGACCCCAGATTGCAATCATAAGAGCCTCTGGAAGCATTAGTCGTACTCGTGGCCCACTAAGCCTTCCTGGTTCTGGTATTATCAGTGAAGAACTAATTGAGAAGATTCGCACTGCTGGAG aTTCCGAAAGGTATAAGGCAGTTGTCTTACGCATTGACAGCCCTGGCGGTGATGCTCTTGCCTCTGATCT AATGTGGAGGGAGATCAAGCTTCTTTCTGCTCGTAAACCTGTGATTGCATCAATGTCTGATGTTGCTGCAAGCGGAGGATACTACATGGCCATGGCAGCGGGAGCAATTGTTGCAGAGAAACTTACAGTAACTGGATCTATTGGAGTTGTTACAG GAAGATTCAGTTTGAAAGGACTATATGAGTCAATTGGCTTTAACAAAGAAGTAATATCAAGGGGAAAATACGCGGAGCTTAATGTTGCTGAACAACGTCCTCTTAG ACCAGATGAAGCAGAGCTGTTTGCAAAATCTGCACAAAATGCATATAAACAATTTCGAGACAAAGCAGCTTCATCAAGATCAATGACT ATAGATCAGATGGAGGAGGTTGCTCAAGGGAGAGTTTGGAGTGGCAAAGATGCAGCTTCCCGAGGATTAGTTGATGCCATTGGTGGGTTCTCCCGGGCTGTTGCCATTGCAAAGCAAAAGGCAAATATACCACAGGAAAAACAG GTAAGGTTGGTAGAGCTGCCCCAAAAATCACCATCCTTACCTGCAATATTGACCGGCATCGGATCCTCATTACTGGGCCTGGACAAGACTGTGAAGGAAGTCATACAAGATATACCACTCTCCAGTTCTTCAACAGTTCAAGCTAGAATGGATGGCATTTTGTTCGAGAAATTGGGCTGTGGAACCAATAACAACCACCCAATATTGGATCTTATAAAGGACTTTTCTAaattcattttgatacaaaCAGCTTCATATGATGTTTCTTTTGCGGTATCTTTTTTAACAATGATGTGTGTTCCCAGGATGATCTGA